One Cheilinus undulatus linkage group 22, ASM1832078v1, whole genome shotgun sequence DNA window includes the following coding sequences:
- the LOC121504475 gene encoding cerebellin-1-like — translation MLWLVLLFCGAALAQDVTNTTVVERCSPDMCDLLKQFGAMSEKLSAVETKLQDSVTRLQASEAKLRKAESSISNLRVKLRDSDTRLSNSEIRLQASEAQVLELKNKGKVKVIFSAAAAAATRGNTHVGPFLVETTLIYRTVITNIGNAYNSATGVFTAPVAGVYYFTFFYAAEGAHRVHLMLYKNNLMVVTANDPLSSDNGDNGGNAVYLPLARGDRVYVRMGANSYVYGNGYLTTFSGSLITQL, via the exons ATGCTGTGGCTCGTTTTGCTCTTCTGTGGCGCCGCTTTAGCCCAAGATGTCACCAACACTACTGTGGTGGAAAGATGTAGTCCTGACATGTGTGATCTCCTGAAACAGTTCGGTGCCATGTCAGAGAAACTCAGCGCAGTGGAGACAAAGCTACAGGACAGCGTGACCAGGCTACAGGCCAGTGAGGCTAAGCTGAGGAAGGCTGAGAGCAGTATAAGTAACCTGAGAGTAAAGCTCCGGGACAGTGACACCAGGCTGAGCAACAGTGAGATCAGACTACAGGCCAGCGAGGCCCAGGTCCTGGAGCTCAAGAACAAAG GGAAGGTCAAGGTGAtcttcagtgcagcagcagcagcagcaacaagaggaaACACACATGTTGGACCTTTTCTGGTTGAAACAACTCTAATCTACAGGACAGTGATCACAAACATCGGCAACGCCTACAATTCAGCCACAG GTGTCTTCACTGCCCCTGTTGCGGGCGTTTATTACTTCACTTTCTTTTATGCTGCTGAAGGGGCACACAGAGTTCATCTGATGCTCTACAAGAACAATTTGATGGTGGTCACTGCCAACGATCCTCTGTCGTCTGACAACGGTGATAACGGAGGAAACGCGGTGTATCTTCCGCTGGCGAGAGGAGACCGTGTTTATGTGCGCATGGGAGCAAATTCATATGTTTATGGGAATGGCTACCTGACGACCTTCAGTGGTTCTCTGATCACTCAGCTGTAA
- the LOC121504477 gene encoding complement C1q-like protein 3, with translation MLWLLLLFCGLTLAQDDSSPAETSSCSPACELMKEFGAIKEKVNALETRLSDAETRLDDSEKKTRELENREHYQVIFTTATGGGGARIGPFETATPLIYRTVITNIGNGYNETTGVFTAPVAGVYYFSFSYHAGGAHGTRLALLKNSETIVMSGDQKSTADKTDNGGNTAFLLLQPGDRVFVRLAENTQVWGSDYHTTFSGCLVTQM, from the exons ATGCTGTGGCTTCTTTTACTCTTCTGTGGCCTGACTTTAGCCCAGGATGACTCCAGCCCTGCTGAAACATCATCATGTTCTCCTGCATGTGAGCTCATGAAAGAGTTTGGTGCCATCAAGGAAAAAGTGAATGCTTTGGAAACAAGGCTGAGTGACGCTGAAACCAGGCTAGATGACAGTGAGAAGAAGACTCGTGAACTGGAGAACAGAG AACATTACCAGGTGATATTCACTACAgcaacaggaggaggaggggcacGCATTGGACCTTTTGAGACAGCCACACCTTTAATTTACAGAACAGTGATTACAAACATCGGCAACGGCTACAATGAGACTACAG GTGTCTTCACCGCTCCTGTTGCAGGTGTTTATTACTTCAGCTTCTCTTACCACGCTGGAGGGGCACATGGAACACGTCTGGCTCTCCTCAAGAACTCTGAGACAATTGTCATGAGCGGTGATCAAAAATCAACGGCTGACAAAACTGATAATGGAGGAAACACTGcgtttctgctgctgcagccaggTGACCGCGTGTTTGTGCGCCTGGCTGAAAATACACAGGTTTGGGGATCAGACTATCACACTACATTCAGCGGGTGTTTGGTCACTCAAATGTAG
- the LOC121504478 gene encoding complement C1q-like protein 4, whose protein sequence is MLWLFLLFCGLTLAQDVSNHPDTSCSPTCDLLKEFDAIKKKLISLETRLNDTETKLENNERKNLELERQAENAKVIFSAATGGGGSRIGPFREASILVYRTVFANIGGAYNETSGVFTAPVTGVYYFSFSYHAGGAHGTRLALLKNSRTIVMSGDQQSRGDRTDNGGNTVFLQLQQGDQVHMQMAAETQVWGSDYHTTFSGFLVSQM, encoded by the exons ATGCTGTGGCTCTTTTTACTCTTCTGTGGCCTGACTTTAGCCCAGGACGTCTCCAACCACCCCGACACTTCATGCTCCCCTACATGTGATCTCCTGAAAGAGTTTGACGCCATCAAGAAAAAACTCATCTCTTTGGAAACCAGGCTGAACGACACGGAAACAAAGTTAGAGAATAATGAGAGGAAGAATCTTGAACTGGAGAGACAAG CTGAAAATGCAAAGGTGATCTTCAGTGCTGcaacaggaggaggaggctcaCGCATCGGACCTTTCAGGGAAGCGTCCATCTTAGTCTACAGAACCGTCTTCGCAAACATCGGCGGCGCCTACAACGAAACCTCAG GTGTCTTCACCGCTCCTGTCACAGGTGTTTATTACTTCAGCTTCTCTTACCATGCTGGAGGAGCACATGGAACACGTCTGGCTCTCCTCAAGAACTCCAGGACGATCGTCATGAGTGGTGATCAACAATCACGAGGTGACAGAACTGATAATGGAGGGAACACGGTgtttctgcagctgcagcagggaGACCAGGTCCACATGCAGATGGCTGCAGAAACTCAAGTTTGGGGATCTGACTACCACACCACTTTTAGTGGGTTTTTGGTCTCTCAAATGTAA